Proteins encoded together in one Candidatus Hydrogenedentota bacterium window:
- a CDS encoding alpha/beta hydrolase, which produces MKRKLLLVLIALLVLALAGAGWTYHNITKRVVGEYFDADGVRIHYTVEGQGEPVVLVHGFAANADANWRAPGITEALAKDYKVICLDNRGHGLSGKPHDPAKYGTEFCKDIVRLLDHLKIEKAHVVGYSMGSFITLKFVTMYPERLLSAAPCGAGWERENDPDNHTLEIAESLEERQDFTPLFQAISPPGKLPGRRGLLSINYVLNLTNDAKALACVMRSLNNLIVTEAELKACTVPTISIVGTNDPLRDGVDRMKDVMGNHETVYIEGTDHISTIRDPKFLDTLRAFLKKHGAGAKPEEHESRQAA; this is translated from the coding sequence ATGAAACGCAAACTCCTCCTAGTCCTCATCGCCCTCCTCGTGCTCGCGCTAGCCGGCGCGGGGTGGACGTACCACAACATCACGAAGCGCGTGGTCGGCGAGTACTTCGACGCGGACGGCGTGAGGATTCACTACACCGTCGAAGGCCAGGGCGAGCCGGTCGTTCTCGTACACGGGTTTGCGGCGAACGCGGACGCAAACTGGCGCGCGCCGGGAATTACGGAGGCGCTGGCCAAGGACTACAAAGTCATTTGCCTCGACAATCGCGGACACGGCCTGAGCGGTAAACCCCACGATCCAGCAAAGTATGGGACCGAATTCTGTAAAGACATCGTGCGCCTGTTGGACCATCTGAAGATCGAAAAGGCGCACGTCGTCGGCTACTCGATGGGCAGTTTCATTACGCTAAAATTCGTGACGATGTACCCGGAGCGATTGCTGAGTGCGGCGCCCTGCGGCGCGGGCTGGGAACGCGAAAACGATCCCGACAACCATACTCTTGAAATTGCGGAATCGTTGGAAGAAAGGCAGGATTTCACCCCGCTGTTCCAGGCCATCTCGCCGCCGGGCAAGCTCCCCGGCCGCCGTGGCCTGCTGAGCATCAATTACGTTCTCAATCTGACAAACGACGCCAAGGCGCTCGCCTGCGTGATGCGCAGCCTCAACAATCTCATTGTCACCGAAGCGGAATTGAAGGCGTGCACCGTGCCGACGATCTCGATCGTAGGCACGAACGACCCGCTGCGTGACGGCGTGGACCGCATGAAGGACGTGATGGGCAACCACGAGACGGTATACATCGAGGGCACCGACCACATCTCGACGATTCGCGATCCAAAGTTTCTCGATACGCTGCGCGCGTTCTTGAAAAAGCATGGTGCGGGTGCGAAACCGGAGGAACACGAGTCGAGGCAAGCGGCATGA